The following proteins are encoded in a genomic region of Synechococcus sp. CBW1002:
- a CDS encoding AbrB/MazE/SpoVT family DNA-binding domain-containing protein has protein sequence MRITSKGQVTIPQEIRERCGLLPHTSVQFREENGRVVIEKATPSPSPGEDAIQRLRQARVRTRLSTEELLALTRGEDP, from the coding sequence ATGCGCATCACCAGCAAAGGCCAGGTCACCATTCCGCAGGAGATCCGTGAGCGCTGCGGCCTCCTGCCCCACACCAGCGTGCAGTTCCGGGAAGAGAACGGCCGTGTGGTGATTGAAAAAGCCACCCCATCGCCAAGCCCCGGGGAAGACGCCATCCAGCGCCTGCGCCAGGCTCGCGTGCGCACGCGGCTGAGCACCGAGGAGTTGCTCGCCCTCACCAGGGGCGAGGACCCCTGA
- a CDS encoding type II toxin-antitoxin system VapC family toxin has protein sequence MVLVDSNVLLDVITADPIWSGWSAEALQRHLDAGPAAINAIVVAEIAFAVERIEDVDNLLPSHLYRYLSIPREASFLAARAHAAYRERGGQRQMILPDFLIGAHALVAGIPLLTRDQRRYRQAFPGLTLISPDPGATAAR, from the coding sequence ATGGTGCTGGTCGATTCCAACGTGCTTCTCGATGTGATCACGGCGGATCCCATCTGGAGCGGCTGGAGCGCCGAGGCCCTGCAGCGCCATCTCGATGCTGGCCCTGCCGCGATCAACGCGATTGTGGTTGCCGAAATCGCCTTCGCCGTTGAGCGCATTGAAGACGTTGACAACCTCCTGCCATCCCATCTTTATCGCTATCTCTCCATTCCCAGGGAGGCGTCCTTTCTCGCGGCCAGAGCCCACGCGGCCTACCGCGAGCGTGGTGGGCAACGCCAGATGATCCTCCCGGATTTCTTGATTGGCGCCCATGCCCTGGTGGCCGGAATCCCGCTCCTCACCCGAGATCAACGTCGCTACCGCCAGGCCTTCCCAGGGCTCACGCTGATCAGCCCCGACCCAGGCGCCACCGCCGCACGCTGA